The following are encoded in a window of Rosa chinensis cultivar Old Blush chromosome 4, RchiOBHm-V2, whole genome shotgun sequence genomic DNA:
- the LOC112198319 gene encoding pyruvate dehydrogenase (acetyl-transferring) kinase, mitochondrial encodes MAVKKACESFSKSLIDEVQRWGCMKQTGVSLRYMMEFGSEPTLRNLLISAQFLHKELPIRIARRAIELETLPYGLSEKSAVLKVRDWYLDSFRDLRSFPDIKDENDEKDFTQMIKAIKVRHNNVVPMMALGVQQLKKGINPKIVYEDLDEIHQFLDRFYMSRIGIRMLIGQHVELHNPNPPPHCVGYIHTKMSPLEVARNASEDARSICFHEYGSAPNVNIYGDPDFTFPYVPTHLHLMVFELVKNSLRAVQERFMDSDKVAPPIRIIVADGIEDVTIKVSDEGGGIRRSGLPKIFTYLYSTAANHVDEQTDLGTTDSVTMAGYGYGIPISRLYARYFGGDLQIISMEGYGTDAYLHLSRLGDSQEPLP; translated from the exons ATGGCGGTGAAGAAGGCGTGCGAGTCCTTCTCGAAGAGCTTGATTGACGAGGTGCAGAGATGGGGGTGTATGAAGCAGACGGGGGTGAGCTTGAGGTACATGATGGAGTTTGGGTCGGAGCCGACGTTGAGGAATTTGTTGATTTCGGCCCAGTTTCTGCACAAGGAGTTGCCTATCAGGATTGCCAGGAGGGCTATTGAGCTCGAGACTCTGCCTTATGGCTTGTCCGAGAAATCTGCTGTCTTGAAG gtACGAGACTGGTATTTGGATTCCTTCCGCGACCTGAGATCCTTTCCTGACATCAAGGATGAAAATGATGAGAAGGATTTTACACAAATGATCAAGGCTATCAAGGTGAGACACAACAATGTCGTTCCCATGATGGCTTTAGGTGTTCAACAGTTGAAGAAAGGCATTAATCCAAAGATTGTCTATGAGGATCTTGATGAGATTCACCAATTTTTGGATCGCTTCTACATGTCGAGAATTGGAATTCGCATGCTGATCG GCCAGCATGTTGAGTTGCACAATCCCAATCCCCCTCCTCATTGTGTGGGTTACATACATACAAAAATGTCTCCACTAGAGGTAGCACGAAATGCCAGTGAGGATGCTCGCTCGATTTGCTTTCATGAGTATGGCAGTGCACCTAACGTCAACATCTATGGGGATCCTGATTTTACCTTCCC ATATGTTCCTACACACTTACATCTTATGGTCTTTGAGTTGGTTAAGAATTCTCTGCGTGCTGTCCAAGAGCGTTTTATGGACTCGGACAAAGTTGCACCTCCTATTAGAATTATAGTTGCTGATGGAATTGAAGATGTTACGATCAAG GTCTCagatgagggcggtggcatACGAAGAAGTGGACTCCCCAAAATTTTCACATATCTTTATAGCACTGCAGCGAACCATGTGGATGAGCAGACAGATCTTGGGACTACTGATTCAGTTACAATGGCTGGATATGGGTACGGGATTCCTATAAGCCGCTTGTATGCTAGGTATTTTGGAGGAGATCTGCAAATAATCTCTATGGAAGGATACG GGACTGATGCATACCTCCATTTGTCTCGGTTGGGAGATTCACAGGAGCCTTTGCCATGA